From one Haloferax marinisediminis genomic stretch:
- a CDS encoding DUF7861 family protein: MAHDRIHAREPTHDIDRWTEGTIEAVEERDGHWVVHARNDTNESVELVVTLAIRDLFLSRLDIEDGASPVGERFWYRKKGG, from the coding sequence ATGGCACACGACCGAATCCACGCGAGAGAACCGACACACGACATCGACCGATGGACCGAAGGAACCATCGAGGCAGTCGAAGAGCGCGACGGACACTGGGTCGTCCACGCCCGAAACGACACCAACGAATCGGTCGAGTTGGTCGTCACACTCGCAATTCGAGACCTCTTTCTCAGCAGACTCGATATCGAGGACGGTGCGTCTCCCGTCGGCGAGCGGTTCTGGTACCGAAAGAAGGGCGGCTAA
- a CDS encoding spermidine synthase, producing the protein MASSPSFSPLKMTRPELAVFVSGVTSMGLEILAGRMIAPEFGSSIYTWGSIIGVFLAALSLGYHRGGQQATQASNDSLVRVFIATATYIAGVILFGDLFLQSMAGLPLPSRFASLPAIILLFGPPTYLLGYISPYAAELSGRSDVGAASGHVYAVGTVGSIVGAFATTFVLIPSLSVPQIGLVLGVISVGTAVHLARPNISRQEAYWSIAVSLFLVVATVSGGVGLDSAGTTVYHTQTAYQELRVVDAGDTRTLYLDGQPHSAMDLDDPTRHVFDYTTYFHVPFLLSDDIDRVLFVGGGGFTGPRVFTEMYPNVTVDVVEIDPEVVAVSKQYFGVEESDRLNIYTMDGRQYLRETNQTYDLIVLDAYRKDKVPFELTTVEFMRLTSERLDEDGILFANVISAPSGPASQFYRAEYKTMNAVYPQVYSFPTAGSVVVQNIEVVATKESTLVTRDELQMRNQQRDIGIDLAAEVSSYRNSEPTDDVPLLRDDRAPVDSLLDPMVGQRYVIQKTNESDENATAEDNSSAMRVTTLRLGEQTAAAALP; encoded by the coding sequence ATGGCTTCTTCGCCCTCCTTCTCGCCCCTCAAAATGACGCGGCCCGAACTGGCCGTGTTCGTCTCTGGCGTCACGAGCATGGGGTTAGAGATTCTCGCCGGTCGGATGATCGCCCCCGAGTTCGGCAGCAGCATCTACACGTGGGGGAGCATCATCGGCGTCTTCCTCGCTGCGTTGAGTCTCGGGTACCACCGCGGCGGCCAACAGGCAACGCAGGCGTCGAACGACAGCCTCGTTCGTGTGTTCATCGCCACTGCCACGTACATCGCCGGCGTCATCCTCTTCGGAGACCTCTTCTTGCAGTCGATGGCCGGCCTTCCGCTCCCGAGCAGATTCGCATCGCTCCCCGCGATAATCCTGCTGTTCGGCCCGCCGACGTACCTCCTCGGCTACATCAGTCCGTACGCGGCGGAGTTATCTGGTCGGTCTGACGTCGGGGCGGCGTCCGGACACGTCTACGCTGTGGGGACGGTCGGGAGCATCGTCGGTGCGTTCGCCACCACCTTCGTCCTCATTCCGTCGCTGAGTGTCCCCCAAATCGGGCTCGTCTTAGGCGTCATCTCCGTCGGCACGGCCGTTCACCTCGCCCGCCCGAACATCAGTCGGCAGGAGGCGTACTGGAGTATCGCCGTCAGTCTCTTCCTCGTCGTCGCCACAGTCTCCGGCGGCGTCGGTCTCGATAGCGCCGGTACCACGGTCTACCACACCCAGACTGCGTATCAGGAACTCCGCGTCGTCGACGCCGGGGACACGCGAACCCTCTACCTCGACGGCCAACCCCACAGCGCGATGGACCTCGACGACCCCACGAGACACGTCTTCGACTACACGACGTACTTCCACGTCCCGTTCCTCCTTTCGGACGACATCGACCGGGTGTTGTTCGTCGGCGGCGGCGGGTTCACCGGTCCGCGAGTCTTCACGGAGATGTATCCGAACGTCACCGTCGACGTGGTGGAGATAGACCCCGAAGTGGTAGCTGTCTCCAAGCAGTACTTCGGTGTCGAGGAATCTGACCGACTCAACATCTACACGATGGACGGGCGGCAGTATCTCCGCGAGACCAACCAGACGTACGACCTCATCGTCCTCGACGCCTACCGGAAAGACAAGGTTCCGTTCGAACTGACGACGGTGGAGTTCATGCGCCTCACCTCGGAGCGACTCGACGAGGATGGTATCCTCTTTGCGAACGTTATCTCCGCACCCAGTGGGCCTGCCTCGCAGTTCTACCGCGCGGAGTACAAGACGATGAACGCGGTGTACCCGCAGGTGTACAGTTTCCCCACCGCGGGAAGTGTGGTCGTCCAGAACATCGAAGTCGTGGCGACCAAAGAGTCGACGCTCGTGACCCGCGACGAGTTGCAGATGCGGAATCAACAGCGCGACATCGGTATCGACCTCGCCGCAGAAGTCTCGTCGTACCGGAACTCCGAGCCAACAGACGACGTGCCACTCCTGCGAGACGACCGGGCACCCGTCGATAGCCTGTTAGACCCGATGGTCGGCCAGCGCTACGTCATCCAGAAAACGAACGAGAGTGATGAGAATGCGACCGCCGAGGACAACTCGTCTGCGATGCGTGTGACGACACTGCGATTGGGTGAACAGACGGCGGCGGCTGCCCTCCCATAG
- a CDS encoding CRISPR-associated protein Cas4, with the protein MSSCVIASDLAHAAYCPRQLYYARRDDDRAPPPTVHEIRDLALEYPTLLAADDGELADRPLATTPTVYRANLRRIRERDDWAALSNPDARNVLLTGKDCRGIAHKLVGDPPVPSLVSPGTPPERGVWEPQRVRVVALAKALSWEREAAVEQALVEYPAVGVVRTVRLTTRNKAAYRRALRIARELDFVPPRLRDSAKCRGCTYREQCGVKTRSLRSRLGFG; encoded by the coding sequence GTGTCGTCTTGTGTCATCGCGTCTGACCTCGCCCACGCCGCCTACTGCCCGCGGCAACTCTACTACGCTCGCCGCGACGACGACAGAGCGCCACCCCCTACCGTCCACGAGATTCGTGACCTCGCCTTGGAGTATCCAACACTCCTCGCAGCCGACGACGGTGAACTGGCAGACCGTCCCTTGGCGACGACACCGACAGTGTACCGCGCTAATCTTCGTCGCATCCGTGAGCGAGATGACTGGGCAGCGCTGTCGAATCCCGACGCCCGCAACGTCCTTCTCACGGGGAAAGACTGTCGCGGCATCGCGCACAAACTCGTCGGCGACCCGCCGGTTCCGTCGCTCGTCTCACCGGGGACCCCACCCGAGCGTGGGGTGTGGGAACCGCAGCGGGTTCGTGTCGTCGCACTGGCGAAGGCGTTGTCGTGGGAACGCGAGGCCGCAGTCGAACAGGCGCTCGTCGAGTATCCTGCGGTCGGCGTCGTCCGAACCGTCCGTCTCACGACGCGAAACAAGGCGGCGTACCGACGAGCACTCCGAATCGCACGGGAACTGGACTTCGTCCCGCCGCGACTTCGCGACTCCGCGAAGTGTCGCGGGTGCACCTATCGAGAACAGTGTGGTGTGAAGACGCGGTCGTTACGGTCGCGCCTTGGATTCGGCTGA
- a CDS encoding L-threonylcarbamoyladenylate synthase — translation MSDDDLTEAAAAIRRGEAVVYPTETVYGMGADATDPAAVERVFDIKGRDRSKPLSAGFPDVDSALDYVVADDREEAFMRRFLPGPVTVVVERRESLPDVLVAGRDRVGVRVPDHDLARRLFRAAETPVTATSANRSGTGSITHPSQLSDEIREAVAVVLDGGTTPGTESTVVDPGRGVIHRRGAMADEIEAWLEETA, via the coding sequence ATGAGCGACGACGACCTGACAGAGGCGGCCGCCGCTATCCGCCGCGGTGAGGCCGTAGTCTATCCGACGGAGACTGTCTACGGGATGGGCGCGGACGCTACGGACCCCGCGGCCGTCGAACGTGTCTTCGATATCAAAGGCAGAGACCGCTCGAAACCACTCTCAGCAGGGTTTCCAGACGTGGATTCGGCGCTCGACTACGTCGTCGCCGACGACCGTGAAGAGGCGTTCATGCGTCGCTTCCTTCCCGGCCCCGTAACCGTCGTCGTCGAACGCCGTGAGAGCCTGCCGGACGTGCTCGTCGCCGGGCGCGACCGCGTCGGCGTCCGTGTCCCCGACCACGACCTCGCGCGTCGACTCTTCCGTGCGGCGGAGACGCCTGTCACTGCGACCAGTGCCAACCGCTCCGGAACCGGGAGTATCACTCACCCGTCGCAACTCTCGGACGAGATTCGCGAGGCAGTCGCTGTCGTCCTCGACGGTGGGACGACGCCCGGAACTGAGAGCACCGTCGTCGACCCCGGTCGCGGCGTCATCCATCGACGTGGCGCGATGGCAGACGAAATCGAGGCGTGGCTCGAAGAGACGGCGTAA
- a CDS encoding redoxin domain-containing protein, with the protein MVDFDVVELPPHDAPEVGDTAPDFTRPLVNEEFWEDTSLSDLTDEGPVLLVFHTMDGAFPSTYIWNNLRDRGVPEAVQSVGVSISSPYEHKTFLAEREVDARFFSDPAAGVAADYGIENDLDDMAGITEHRPAVFLLDEDREIQYAWVAAQWPDFPDYDEIADAVESL; encoded by the coding sequence ATGGTCGACTTCGACGTGGTCGAACTCCCGCCACACGACGCGCCGGAAGTCGGCGACACGGCACCGGACTTCACCCGACCGCTCGTCAACGAAGAGTTCTGGGAAGACACCTCGCTGTCCGACCTGACCGACGAGGGACCCGTCCTCCTCGTCTTCCACACGATGGACGGCGCGTTCCCATCGACGTACATCTGGAACAACCTTCGTGACCGTGGCGTCCCCGAAGCGGTCCAGTCTGTCGGTGTCTCCATCTCGTCGCCGTACGAGCACAAGACGTTCCTCGCCGAACGCGAGGTCGACGCGCGGTTCTTCTCTGACCCTGCGGCGGGTGTCGCGGCCGACTACGGCATCGAGAACGACCTCGACGACATGGCCGGTATCACCGAACACCGCCCCGCCGTGTTCCTCCTCGACGAGGACCGCGAAATCCAGTACGCGTGGGTCGCAGCCCAGTGGCCGGACTTCCCCGACTACGACGAGATTGCCGACGCCGTCGAATCGCTCTAA
- a CDS encoding glutathione S-transferase N-terminal domain-containing protein produces the protein MSDDQPAITLYRLQACPYCERVVRVLDEQGLDYRSRFVEPMHSDRNVVKRVSGKRTVPALVDENTGVTMSESANIVDYLENTYGNGEVA, from the coding sequence ATGTCCGACGACCAACCGGCGATTACGCTGTATCGGTTGCAGGCGTGTCCATACTGTGAGCGGGTCGTTCGCGTCCTCGACGAACAGGGTCTCGACTACCGCTCTCGGTTCGTCGAACCGATGCACTCCGACCGAAACGTCGTCAAGCGGGTCTCCGGGAAACGGACCGTTCCCGCCCTCGTCGACGAGAACACGGGCGTCACGATGTCTGAATCGGCCAACATCGTCGACTACCTCGAAAACACCTACGGAAACGGGGAGGTGGCATAA
- a CDS encoding hemolysin family protein, whose protein sequence is MGLPPLHSLPATFLASLQVSNVPLDDTTITVLGVAAILVLIALSAFFSSSEIAMFSLAKHRVDSLVEDNVPGAKRVKALKEDPHRLLVTILVGNNIVNIAMSALATGLLAVLDFSPGQSVIISTLGITTLVLLFGESAPKSYAVENTESWALRIARPLKYAELLLLPLVVFFDYLTRAVNSITGGQTAIEASYITRDEIQNLIETGEREGVIEEEEREMLDRIFRFNSTIAKEVMTPRLDMTAVPKDATIDEAIETCVQADHERVPVYDGNLDNIIGIVNIRNLVREQYYGERGVSLADIVSPTLHVPESKNVDELMAEMQDTRMQMVIVIDEFGTTEGLITLEDMVEEIVGDILEGDEEEPFEEVDEDTFLVRGEVNIDEVNEMLDIELPEGEEFETLAGFIFNRAGRLVEEGEEITYGNIVIRIEQVDNTRIMKARIRTNAGIVDEGDDEEEEAEVEPDT, encoded by the coding sequence ATGGGTTTGCCGCCGCTACACTCACTTCCAGCCACGTTCCTCGCATCCCTACAGGTCTCGAACGTCCCGCTGGACGACACGACGATCACGGTCCTCGGCGTGGCCGCGATTCTCGTACTCATCGCACTCTCGGCATTCTTTTCTTCGTCCGAGATTGCGATGTTCTCACTGGCGAAGCACCGAGTCGATTCGCTCGTCGAGGATAACGTTCCGGGTGCAAAGCGCGTAAAGGCGCTCAAAGAGGACCCCCACCGGCTCCTCGTCACCATCCTCGTCGGCAACAACATCGTCAACATCGCGATGTCAGCGTTAGCGACGGGGCTCCTCGCAGTCCTCGACTTCTCGCCTGGACAGTCGGTCATCATCTCCACGCTGGGCATCACGACGCTCGTCTTGCTGTTCGGCGAGAGCGCACCGAAGTCCTACGCAGTCGAGAACACCGAGTCGTGGGCACTCAGAATCGCCCGCCCGCTGAAGTACGCCGAGTTGCTGCTGCTCCCACTCGTCGTCTTCTTCGACTACCTGACGCGGGCCGTCAACAGCATCACCGGCGGGCAGACCGCCATCGAGGCATCGTACATCACCCGCGACGAGATTCAGAACCTCATCGAGACGGGCGAGCGCGAGGGTGTCATCGAGGAAGAAGAACGCGAGATGCTCGACCGCATCTTCCGGTTCAACTCCACGATTGCGAAGGAGGTCATGACGCCGCGTCTCGACATGACGGCCGTCCCGAAGGACGCGACCATCGACGAAGCCATCGAGACCTGTGTGCAGGCCGACCACGAACGGGTCCCGGTGTACGACGGTAACCTCGACAACATCATCGGTATCGTCAACATCCGAAACCTCGTCCGCGAGCAGTACTACGGTGAACGCGGCGTGAGCCTCGCAGACATCGTCTCGCCGACGCTTCACGTCCCCGAGTCGAAGAACGTGGACGAACTCATGGCCGAGATGCAGGACACCCGGATGCAGATGGTCATCGTCATCGACGAGTTCGGGACCACCGAGGGGCTCATCACCCTCGAAGACATGGTCGAAGAAATCGTCGGCGACATCCTCGAAGGCGACGAAGAAGAGCCGTTCGAAGAGGTCGACGAAGACACCTTCCTCGTCCGCGGGGAGGTCAACATCGACGAGGTGAACGAGATGCTCGACATCGAACTCCCGGAGGGCGAGGAGTTCGAGACGCTCGCAGGGTTCATCTTCAACCGCGCCGGCCGTCTCGTCGAAGAAGGCGAGGAGATTACCTACGGCAACATCGTCATCCGCATCGAACAGGTGGACAACACGCGCATCATGAAAGCGCGCATTCGGACCAACGCGGGCATCGTCGACGAGGGAGACGACGAAGAAGAAGAAGCAGAAGTCGAGCCCGACACCTAA